The nucleotide sequence GCCCGCCGCAAACAGGCTCAGGACCAACTCTCCTTTGATGATCTGCTCACCCGGCTGGAGGCAGCCCTGCAAGGGGAAGGTGGACAGCGGCTGGCCCGGAGCATCAGCAGGCGCTTCCCAGTCATCATGGTAGATGAGTTTCAGGATACCGATCCCCTCCAGTACCGTATCTTTGCTGCGGTGCATCGGGCTACGGAAAAAGTTGTAGATAAAGGTGGAGAGACAGGCGCACAGGCAGAGCAAAAACGCGCTGGCCTCTTCCTCATCGGTGATCCCAAGCAGGCTATCTACAGCTTTCGTGGGGCAGACATCTTTACCTATATCCAGGCCCGGCAGGATACCTTGCCGGAGAATCGCCTGACCATGACCACCAATTACCGCTCGGCCACCCCGATGGTTGCAGCGGTTAATCGCCTGTTTCGCCATGAGGCCCCCTTTCTCTTTGCCAAAGACGAGATTGATTTCCCGGAGGTAGAGGCGGCAGGGTTGGCAGACAAGGCTCCGCTTGTCCTGGAGGAGAAAGGTAGGGGCGAATCCCCGTGTTCGCCCTTGCAAACCGGTCAGCGTAGGGGCGAATCCCTGTGTTCGCCCAGTCATACCGGGCAGACACGCAGGTCTACCCTTACAACCTGTATCGCGCCTGTCCCCCTGACCTGTCTCCTCCTGCCCGAGGGAGATAAGGGCAAGGCCTTATCTAAAGGTGCTGCCGAGGAGCTGGCAGCCCGGTTCTGCGCCTATGAGATAGCGGATCTGCTGGCAGCGGGCCAGGGCAACAAGGCCCGGCTTGGCGACCAGCCGCTGAGCGCCGGTGATATTGCCGTCCTGGTGCGTACCCATGCTGAGGCGGATCTTGTCCGCAAGGAGCTAAGTACGCTCTCTATCACCTCGGTCTCCTTGAGCCAACAATCGGTTTTTTCCGGCAAAGAGGCCCGGCAGCTCCTCACGGTCATGACAGCTCTGAATGATCTCTCCGATGCAGCCCTGGTACGCACCGCTCTGGTCACCGAGCTGTTTGGTTATACTGCGGAGCACCTGGATCGGCTCCGTAATGATGAGCAGGAGTGGGAAGAGGTCATGCAGGGTATGATTGAGTATCGCCGGATCTGGCAGCAACAGGGGGTGATTCCCATGCTGCAAAAGCTGCTCAAGAAGCAACAGACGGTCAGTCGTCTCCATGCCGCCCCCACTGGGGAGAGGATGCTGACCAATTTCCTCCATCTTGCCGAGCTGCTTCAGGCGGAATCCCGTCATCGTAGCGGAGCACATGGGGCTAATGCCCTGCTGCGTTGGTTCAGTGATCAGATGCAATCCCCGGAAAAGCACGCAGAAAACCAGCAGCTCCGCCTGGAGAGCGATGAGAACCTGGTCAAGATCGTTACCATCCATAAATCCAAGGGCATGGAGTACCCGGTGGTCTTTCTTCCCTTCCTCTGGGCGGCCCGGCCCTGTTCGCCCAAAAGGCCTTTGGCCTTTCATCGGCCTGACCAACCGGATCAACTCTGTCTGGATCTGGGGAGCGGCAAGGAGGAGCATTTTGCCCTGGCAGAAAAGGAGAGACTGGCCGAGGACCTGCGCCTGCTCTATGTGGCCATGACCAGGGCTCGGGCCTGTTGCTTTTTTTGCTGGGGCCGGGTGAGCAAGATGGAGGACTCTGCCCTCTGCTATCTCCTCCACAATGGTCTGCCCGATGCTGAGCAGCAGCTCATGCCTGAACTGGAACGCCTGAATGAAGAAAACAATCTGCTGGCTTTGAAGCCCTTTCCTGAGCGTTTCCTGCCAGTAACGCTTTATGCGACAGAGAGTGAGACCCAGCTGGTCAGCGCGGCCTTCACAGGGCAGATTGATACCCGTTGGCAGCTCACCAGCTACTCTGGTCTCATTGCCTCTGTCCATGACGCACCAGAGCTTGCCCGGCCAGAGCCGGAACGCCCTGATTATGATGAGGCCACGGTCAATGACTTGGCCAAGGAAAGCGGGCAGGCTGATCCCCCGGTTCAGG is from Candidatus Electrothrix sp. GW3-4 and encodes:
- a CDS encoding UvrD-helicase domain-containing protein, with the translated sequence MRPLHPLTLNLHGQILIEASAGTGKTYTIALLFLRLLLEQGLSVDEILVVTFTKAATEELRGRIRQRIRDALDVLEGQGPDDPLLRELLDKTTAAIAEDRARILLGDALTRMDEAAIYTIHGFCQRMLQDHAFESGAPFALEFLESEQLLRKRIMEDFWRKRFYPASEAEATWVASLWQTPEELLAGLGGHLGRQDLECIPAVSEEAVAEQEESLASLFSRVQEQWQADGEVIAELLRENKRLSRDKTKGYGLPRLDAALEALNEFLAAEQMPWMMKAELELFTESKIESSLKKTGKAEAPDHPFFALFEEFYQAHQQLSQARRILVLLEARTWLHDELARRKQAQDQLSFDDLLTRLEAALQGEGGQRLARSISRRFPVIMVDEFQDTDPLQYRIFAAVHRATEKVVDKGGETGAQAEQKRAGLFLIGDPKQAIYSFRGADIFTYIQARQDTLPENRLTMTTNYRSATPMVAAVNRLFRHEAPFLFAKDEIDFPEVEAAGLADKAPLVLEEKGRGESPCSPLQTGQRRGESLCSPSHTGQTRRSTLTTCIAPVPLTCLLLPEGDKGKALSKGAAEELAARFCAYEIADLLAAGQGNKARLGDQPLSAGDIAVLVRTHAEADLVRKELSTLSITSVSLSQQSVFSGKEARQLLTVMTALNDLSDAALVRTALVTELFGYTAEHLDRLRNDEQEWEEVMQGMIEYRRIWQQQGVIPMLQKLLKKQQTVSRLHAAPTGERMLTNFLHLAELLQAESRHRSGAHGANALLRWFSDQMQSPEKHAENQQLRLESDENLVKIVTIHKSKGMEYPVVFLPFLWAARPCSPKRPLAFHRPDQPDQLCLDLGSGKEEHFALAEKERLAEDLRLLYVAMTRARACCFFCWGRVSKMEDSALCYLLHNGLPDAEQQLMPELERLNEENNLLALKPFPERFLPVTLYATESETQLVSAAFTGQIDTRWQLTSYSGLIASVHDAPELARPEPERPDYDEATVNDLAKESGQADPPVQDAFTFPKGAAAGTCLHAILEQISFTDPRTHEAVIAAELNRAGFDQSWVPVVAEWMGDVLQTPFTVGEEGEFSSLSTLEEQDRVNEMAFYFPLSGMRLGRFNQVLEGFSYPPLPNQHEVLEGLMVGFIDLVFSVAGRYYLADYKSNYLGDQPADYQQEQLQQAMLEHRYDLQYLLYTLALHRFLRGRIKGYAYDRHFGGAVYFFLRGMHPGYAPGTGVFAARPPLALIEALDQVMKNRKRGTDLFFVKF